A stretch of Planococcus citri chromosome 5, ihPlaCitr1.1, whole genome shotgun sequence DNA encodes these proteins:
- the LOC135848631 gene encoding fibroblast growth factor receptor 2-like isoform X2, producing MATAVEYLLPLDEKWEFPRGYLTLGKHLGEGEFGTVVQGEAIGILEENVITTVAVKMLKDSHSDSDMIDLVKEMEVLKLIGAHENVLRVLGCCTQNGPLLIITEFAQYGNLLHFLRKRHYFIYKNTSEMLAEHTLLTFALQVARGMEYLASKKCVHRDLAARNILVSHVFVLKIADFGLARNIQSKEYYKKKTKGRLPVKWMAPEALTHLLFTIKSDVWSYGILLWEILTLGGVPYPAFTDMGKLIKDLKSGYRLEQPSNCSSKTYNLMRECWHYLPEERPNFSSIAQELCEMLPSEVLDQHASENFWSNSNESNSSNTKSESNFSSTESEYNSSYTESESSSSDNENEVDNLLP from the exons ATGGCAACAGCTGTTGAATATCTTTTACCACTTGATGAGAAGTGGGAATTTCCGAGGGGTTACTTGACTCTAGGAAAGCATCTGGGGGAAGGAGAATTTGGAACGGTTGTTCAAGGGGAAGCTATTGGTATCTTGGAAGAGAATGTTATAACTACTGTGGCagttaaaatgttgaaag ATTCCCATTCAGATTCAGATATGATTGATTTAGTTAAAGAGATGGAAGTATTGAAATTAATAGGAGCTCATGAAAATGTTCTTAGAGTTCTTGGCTGTTGCACCCAGAATGGACCATTGTTGATCATTACAGAATTTGCTCAATACGGAAATTTATTGCATTTCCTTCGGAAGCGTCATTATTTCATCtataaaaatacatcagaaatgCTGGCTGAACACACTTTACTAACTTTTGCTCTTCAAGTTGCAAGAGGAATGGAATACCTGGCATCTAAAAAG TGTGTTCACAGAGATCTTGCTGCCAGAAATATTCTGGTATCTCAtgtttttgtgttgaaaatagCTGATTTTGGTTTGGCCAGAAATATTCAAAGTAAAGAATACTATAAAAAGAAGACAAAGGGTAGGTTGCCAGTAAAGTGGATGGCACCAGAGGCATTAACGCATTTGCTGTTTACTATCAAATCTGATGT GTGGTCTTATGGAATACTACTATGGGAAATACTGACTTTAGGAGGTGTCCCATATCCTGCATTTACAGACATGGGCAAATTAATCAAGGATTTGAAATCAGGTTACCGCTTGGAACAACCTTCTAACTGCTCTTCTAAAAC GTACAATTTAATGCGTGAATGTTGGCATTACTTACCTGAAGAACgcccaaatttttcttcaattgctCAAGAGTTGTGTGAAATGTTACCGAGTGAAGTGCTTGATCAACATGCATCCGAAAACTTCTGGTCCAATAGTAACGAGTCCAACTCTAGCAATACTAAAAGCGAGTCCAACTTTAGCAGTACTGAAAGCGAGTACAACTCTAGCTATACTGAAAGCGAGTCCAGCTCTAGtgataatgaaaatgaagttgACAATTTGTTACCTTAA
- the LOC135848632 gene encoding uncharacterized protein LOC135848632 isoform X1, with translation MNNTKGVFCSCAVLILTTFTSYFTISYSSPAPLVGSEDLILNTVEPGYLQLIGSCAKPPSTPARSITYKCNGEYSEYCTAGRTVPEYTVVNISCNPGYFSLNGDSNETVSVCIDKKWIPAHTRCHKMCDRLYSNYMNVHLECFQGNKSIPCGEYSLTPGARVRSSCKLAHRYENYKSTYQEINCGEDGKWDAALIPCIPVGCEKTPGSHFEAPWHVMFLHNDPETVHTCSGTIISPRLILTTEFCVHLQMKKEFKEDANATQYSLIVTRFPKYQRLYEIAEFRYFNQAKYTYNIGRIQTPMIVVLKEELEFNSFVSPANIQWENPSRLDMWNGTVQILYAVFFKFVQLVRFSNQQKMKTIGSQIRVSTMMDHSLKKGSSNDLADTFLGRPISYSINFLSHIACKERWTYPYFALFWANVLGGETTLVDNSFLLDANLMCLEYENDITYGIGSGVIVEENNCYFMRGIMGVALDLPKIIKKIDKSPWNNPPLKQSLDCDKEIPPELSKFGQNVKFWCDVTSRLKKLQKTTGNRSEIPRNFASSIDIADYIDWIKKVRDETENQ, from the exons atgaataatacCAAGGGTGTTTTTTGTAGCTGCGCTGTGCTGATTTTAACAACTTTTACATCATATTTCACAA tttcatacTCTTCACCTGCTCCATTGGTTGGATCCGAAGACCTGATATTAAATACAGTCGAGCCTGGCTACCTGCAACTCAT TGGTTCTTGTGCCAAACCGCCTTCAACACCAGCCAGATCTATCACATACAAATGCAATGGAGAGTATTCGGAATATTGTACGGCTGGCAGAACTGTTCCTGAATATACTGTAGTCAACATTTCGTGTAACCCTGGATATTTCTCATTGAATGGTGATAGCAATGAAACCGTATCAGTTTGCATCGATAAAAAATGGATTCCTGCGCATACTAGATGTCACA AAATGTGTGACAGATTATACTCCAATTATATGAATGTCCATCTCGAGTGCTTCCAAGGAAATAAATCCATTCCATGTGGAGAGTATTCCTTGACACCTGGCGCAAGAGTTCGCTCTTCTTGCAAATTGGCACATAgatatgaaaattacaagaGCACTTATCAAGAAATCAACTGTGGAGAAGATGGGAAATGGGATGCTGCTCTGATTCCTTGCATTCCAG TAGGTTGCGAGAAAACCCCAGGAAGCCATTTTGAAGCACCATGGCACGTTATGTTCTTGCATAATGACCCTGAAACAGTTCATACATGTTCTGGCACCATCATAAGTCCTCGGCTGATTCTAACAA CGGAATTCTGCGTACACCTTCAAATGAAAAAGGAATTCAAAGAAGATGCTAATGCAACGCAATATTCACTTATAGTGACCAGATTCCCCAAGTACCAACGATTGTATGAG ATAGCGGAATTTCGATATTTCAACCAAGCCAAATACACGTATAATATTGGCCGAATTCAAACGCCAATGATCGTAGTTCTGAAAGAAGAATtagaattcaattcatttgtttCACCAGCTAATATTCAATGGGAAAATCCTAGTAGGCTGGATATGTGGAATGGAACAGTGCAG ATATTATACGCAGTATTCTTCAAGTTTGTTCAATTGGTGAGATTCTCAAatcaacagaaaatgaaaacaattggATCTCAGATCCGA gtaTCAACAATGATGGATCATTCATTGAAAAAAGGGTCCAGTAATGATCTCGCCGATACATTTCTTGGAAGGCCAATCTCCTACAGCATCAATTTCTTAAGCCACATTGCGTGTAAAGAAAGATGGACGTATCCATATTTTGCCCTTTTTTGGGCAAACGTTTTAGGAGGTGAAACTACACTAGTCGACAACTCTTTTTTATTGGATGCAAATCTAATGTGTCTGGAGTATGAAAATGATATAACGTATGGTATTGGAAGTGGTGTTATAGTTGAAGAAAATAACTGCTATTTTATGCGAGGAATCATGGGCGTTGCATTGGATCTaccgaaaattattaaaaaaatcgataaaagtCCATGGAATAACCCGCCGTTAAAACAATCTCTGGATTGCGATAAAGAAATCCCCCCAGAATTATCCAAGTTTGggcaaaatgtgaaattttggtGCGACGTGACTagtcgtttgaaaaaattacaaaaaacaacTGGAAATAGATCCGAGATACCGCGGAATTTTGCTTCATCGATTGATATAGCTGACTATATCGACTGGATTAAGAAGGTACGCGATGAAACTGAGAACCAATAA
- the LOC135848632 gene encoding uncharacterized protein LOC135848632 isoform X2, whose translation MNNTKGVFCSCAVLILTTFTSYFTISYSSPAPLVGSEDLILNTVEPGYLQLIGSCAKPPSTPARSITYKCNGEYSEYCTAGRTVPEYTVVNISCNPGYFSLNGDSNETVSVCIDKKWIPAHTRCHKMCDRLYSNYMNVHLECFQGNKSIPCGEYSLTPGARVRSSCKLAHRYENYKSTYQEINCGEDGKWDAALIPCIPGCEKTPGSHFEAPWHVMFLHNDPETVHTCSGTIISPRLILTTEFCVHLQMKKEFKEDANATQYSLIVTRFPKYQRLYEIAEFRYFNQAKYTYNIGRIQTPMIVVLKEELEFNSFVSPANIQWENPSRLDMWNGTVQILYAVFFKFVQLVRFSNQQKMKTIGSQIRVSTMMDHSLKKGSSNDLADTFLGRPISYSINFLSHIACKERWTYPYFALFWANVLGGETTLVDNSFLLDANLMCLEYENDITYGIGSGVIVEENNCYFMRGIMGVALDLPKIIKKIDKSPWNNPPLKQSLDCDKEIPPELSKFGQNVKFWCDVTSRLKKLQKTTGNRSEIPRNFASSIDIADYIDWIKKVRDETENQ comes from the exons atgaataatacCAAGGGTGTTTTTTGTAGCTGCGCTGTGCTGATTTTAACAACTTTTACATCATATTTCACAA tttcatacTCTTCACCTGCTCCATTGGTTGGATCCGAAGACCTGATATTAAATACAGTCGAGCCTGGCTACCTGCAACTCAT TGGTTCTTGTGCCAAACCGCCTTCAACACCAGCCAGATCTATCACATACAAATGCAATGGAGAGTATTCGGAATATTGTACGGCTGGCAGAACTGTTCCTGAATATACTGTAGTCAACATTTCGTGTAACCCTGGATATTTCTCATTGAATGGTGATAGCAATGAAACCGTATCAGTTTGCATCGATAAAAAATGGATTCCTGCGCATACTAGATGTCACA AAATGTGTGACAGATTATACTCCAATTATATGAATGTCCATCTCGAGTGCTTCCAAGGAAATAAATCCATTCCATGTGGAGAGTATTCCTTGACACCTGGCGCAAGAGTTCGCTCTTCTTGCAAATTGGCACATAgatatgaaaattacaagaGCACTTATCAAGAAATCAACTGTGGAGAAGATGGGAAATGGGATGCTGCTCTGATTCCTTGCATTCCAG GTTGCGAGAAAACCCCAGGAAGCCATTTTGAAGCACCATGGCACGTTATGTTCTTGCATAATGACCCTGAAACAGTTCATACATGTTCTGGCACCATCATAAGTCCTCGGCTGATTCTAACAA CGGAATTCTGCGTACACCTTCAAATGAAAAAGGAATTCAAAGAAGATGCTAATGCAACGCAATATTCACTTATAGTGACCAGATTCCCCAAGTACCAACGATTGTATGAG ATAGCGGAATTTCGATATTTCAACCAAGCCAAATACACGTATAATATTGGCCGAATTCAAACGCCAATGATCGTAGTTCTGAAAGAAGAATtagaattcaattcatttgtttCACCAGCTAATATTCAATGGGAAAATCCTAGTAGGCTGGATATGTGGAATGGAACAGTGCAG ATATTATACGCAGTATTCTTCAAGTTTGTTCAATTGGTGAGATTCTCAAatcaacagaaaatgaaaacaattggATCTCAGATCCGA gtaTCAACAATGATGGATCATTCATTGAAAAAAGGGTCCAGTAATGATCTCGCCGATACATTTCTTGGAAGGCCAATCTCCTACAGCATCAATTTCTTAAGCCACATTGCGTGTAAAGAAAGATGGACGTATCCATATTTTGCCCTTTTTTGGGCAAACGTTTTAGGAGGTGAAACTACACTAGTCGACAACTCTTTTTTATTGGATGCAAATCTAATGTGTCTGGAGTATGAAAATGATATAACGTATGGTATTGGAAGTGGTGTTATAGTTGAAGAAAATAACTGCTATTTTATGCGAGGAATCATGGGCGTTGCATTGGATCTaccgaaaattattaaaaaaatcgataaaagtCCATGGAATAACCCGCCGTTAAAACAATCTCTGGATTGCGATAAAGAAATCCCCCCAGAATTATCCAAGTTTGggcaaaatgtgaaattttggtGCGACGTGACTagtcgtttgaaaaaattacaaaaaacaacTGGAAATAGATCCGAGATACCGCGGAATTTTGCTTCATCGATTGATATAGCTGACTATATCGACTGGATTAAGAAGGTACGCGATGAAACTGAGAACCAATAA
- the LOC135848632 gene encoding uncharacterized protein LOC135848632 isoform X3, giving the protein MNNTKGVFCSCAVLILTTFTSYFTISYSSPAPLVGSEDLILNTVEPGYLQLIGSCAKPPSTPARSITYKCNGEYSEYCTAGRTVPEYTVVNISCNPGYFSLNGDSNETVSVCIDKKWIPAHTRCHKMCDRLYSNYMNVHLECFQGNKSIPCGEYSLTPGARVRSSCKLAHRYENYKSTYQEINCGEDGKWDAALIPCIPVGCEKTPGSHFEAPWHVMFLHNDPETVHTCSGTIISPRLILTTEFCVHLQMKKEFKEDANATQYSLIVTRFPKYQRLYEIAEFRYFNQAKYTYNIGRIQTPMIVVLKEELEFNSFVSPANIQWENPSRLDMWNGTVQVSTMMDHSLKKGSSNDLADTFLGRPISYSINFLSHIACKERWTYPYFALFWANVLGGETTLVDNSFLLDANLMCLEYENDITYGIGSGVIVEENNCYFMRGIMGVALDLPKIIKKIDKSPWNNPPLKQSLDCDKEIPPELSKFGQNVKFWCDVTSRLKKLQKTTGNRSEIPRNFASSIDIADYIDWIKKVRDETENQ; this is encoded by the exons atgaataatacCAAGGGTGTTTTTTGTAGCTGCGCTGTGCTGATTTTAACAACTTTTACATCATATTTCACAA tttcatacTCTTCACCTGCTCCATTGGTTGGATCCGAAGACCTGATATTAAATACAGTCGAGCCTGGCTACCTGCAACTCAT TGGTTCTTGTGCCAAACCGCCTTCAACACCAGCCAGATCTATCACATACAAATGCAATGGAGAGTATTCGGAATATTGTACGGCTGGCAGAACTGTTCCTGAATATACTGTAGTCAACATTTCGTGTAACCCTGGATATTTCTCATTGAATGGTGATAGCAATGAAACCGTATCAGTTTGCATCGATAAAAAATGGATTCCTGCGCATACTAGATGTCACA AAATGTGTGACAGATTATACTCCAATTATATGAATGTCCATCTCGAGTGCTTCCAAGGAAATAAATCCATTCCATGTGGAGAGTATTCCTTGACACCTGGCGCAAGAGTTCGCTCTTCTTGCAAATTGGCACATAgatatgaaaattacaagaGCACTTATCAAGAAATCAACTGTGGAGAAGATGGGAAATGGGATGCTGCTCTGATTCCTTGCATTCCAG TAGGTTGCGAGAAAACCCCAGGAAGCCATTTTGAAGCACCATGGCACGTTATGTTCTTGCATAATGACCCTGAAACAGTTCATACATGTTCTGGCACCATCATAAGTCCTCGGCTGATTCTAACAA CGGAATTCTGCGTACACCTTCAAATGAAAAAGGAATTCAAAGAAGATGCTAATGCAACGCAATATTCACTTATAGTGACCAGATTCCCCAAGTACCAACGATTGTATGAG ATAGCGGAATTTCGATATTTCAACCAAGCCAAATACACGTATAATATTGGCCGAATTCAAACGCCAATGATCGTAGTTCTGAAAGAAGAATtagaattcaattcatttgtttCACCAGCTAATATTCAATGGGAAAATCCTAGTAGGCTGGATATGTGGAATGGAACAGTGCAG gtaTCAACAATGATGGATCATTCATTGAAAAAAGGGTCCAGTAATGATCTCGCCGATACATTTCTTGGAAGGCCAATCTCCTACAGCATCAATTTCTTAAGCCACATTGCGTGTAAAGAAAGATGGACGTATCCATATTTTGCCCTTTTTTGGGCAAACGTTTTAGGAGGTGAAACTACACTAGTCGACAACTCTTTTTTATTGGATGCAAATCTAATGTGTCTGGAGTATGAAAATGATATAACGTATGGTATTGGAAGTGGTGTTATAGTTGAAGAAAATAACTGCTATTTTATGCGAGGAATCATGGGCGTTGCATTGGATCTaccgaaaattattaaaaaaatcgataaaagtCCATGGAATAACCCGCCGTTAAAACAATCTCTGGATTGCGATAAAGAAATCCCCCCAGAATTATCCAAGTTTGggcaaaatgtgaaattttggtGCGACGTGACTagtcgtttgaaaaaattacaaaaaacaacTGGAAATAGATCCGAGATACCGCGGAATTTTGCTTCATCGATTGATATAGCTGACTATATCGACTGGATTAAGAAGGTACGCGATGAAACTGAGAACCAATAA
- the LOC135848315 gene encoding uncharacterized protein LOC135848315 yields MYFSSQSTIECFSIFLIILLGLQPDGVRLLSSQVTVFSDNSTLKFNKLTVFKSSIFVGAVNRLYQLSLDLELLANITTGPFSTNFSVTKPGYNEKVNPKSMDNHNKILLLYEQNDTSRLITCGTLQFCSIYNLNGTTMSESNVIKVFEPVVANTPTASTVAFIKHLEDARESDIDEGYTLWTAQSYSNFTQPFQVPAFAVRNLPSFRLIDNSSKILFNSKYRDKYIVNYIYGFESPENHYKSYILTTQQSSVTETSPYISKLIRICGGALGRNLVNRYAEIPLECIVKGERPYNLVQAASLGVSGSGETLLFAIFSQSENMNSQKPNNRSAICMYSLKDIDKQFGENIKNCFHGNGKPGVEFISPGRQCIKHSIHKGFCLSGINMPIGGNIPIKRPSLLTFDAHLTAIATRHLDEDSHIDVFVGTSTGHLKKIIVENSTSACEYDDVTIDEQSPVNAELVLYEKDLLVMTENTLTKVDVEKVQITCAVFRTHDDCIQSNTTCNYWCSRTKECTTKCSCNLRIRYWKSMYDSIKSENSSILKPHDSEYLQRDISIAVKLRSSSDEFSVILLQFKEYLYCVIADGNLNITFPAKNVTYQSENEYTIDCSFPNSSLALPSGSHYFSSTLWILISNENTPFVWSTNISLHHCNVYTSCFECIDSMSQCYWRTDEQKCRFKHTIKKHKKPSNHSNALIKSCLHPAIPTISSFWPTKAAAFGSLPITIRGENLGYSFKDIMNPIDISGVPCIPIDNQFEPMKKVVCFINQSSPQKVERRPFQVVTNPAVREGPIEMMVNYVLAKSRESFTFVVPRIHLVSPLSGSASGGTKLTIVGENLDAGTSISVDIDEIPCFIFSLDSTKIECIASPCSMCKEFSPYAVRVIFDHFVQEYDFSFHYINNYQHDADGFNLEPKSIPAGGIAIKTGFHDFADTRKKYFMQCEKSSFNGSCEMPPESSNIVCVSPYIPDIKSDSINPKYPLSLHCSVIWIDSRDLHKSIVSGNVLVSLYPNPEFHNFTTKFEKLIGTEFISVKGNNINKSCQIMDMHIKAGNHSCGVISLSLNEMICILSRPNLTPLILSSLNSTPLIFKEDLDQVHEQLENIEFITVSIGEYFEEIVLKANTSTNNSVNRISKGDTSANNSSLTLIIYIVVTVSIFILIFIIVGKVYLKYSQTMQQMQRRVNKMGMDAISMRQCIKQVIIENQIQLDGHLADMLNLPNVMIEAVNASYESTTTEMATAVEYLLPLDEKWEFPRGNLTLGKHLGEGEFGEVVQGEAVGILEENVTTTVAVKMLKDSHSDSDMIDLVKEMEILKLIGAHENVLRLLGCITQNGPLLIITEYAQNGNLLNFLRKRHHFVYQKASEVLAEQALLTFALQIARGMEYLASKKCIHRDLAARNILVSHGFVLKIADFGLARNIQNKDYYKKKTKGKLPVKWMAPEALTHLLFTTTSDVWSYGVLLWEILTLGGVPYPTFTDMDTLIKDLKSGYRLEQPSNCSLKTYV; encoded by the exons atgtatttcagcaGCCAGTCAACAATTgagtgcttttcaatttttttgataattttgttggGCTTACAGCCTGATGGTGTAAGACTGTTATCCAGTCAGGTTACAGTATTCTCTGACAACAGTACactaaaatttaataagttgaCAGTATTTAAATCTTCGATTTTTGTTGGTGCAGTTAACCGTTTGTATCAATTATCACTTGATCTTGAATTGTTAGCGAATATTACAACCGGAccattttctacaaatttttcagttacaaAACCTGGTTATAATGAGAAAGTGAACCCCAAATCAATGGataatcataacaaaattttgcTGCTATATGAACAAAATGATACTTCACGTTTGATAACTTGTGGAACCCTTCAGTTTTGTAGTATATATAATTTGAATGGTACAACAATGTCAGAATCAAACGTTATAAAAGTATTTGAACCTGTTGTGGCAAACACTCCTACTGCATCAACAGTAGCTTTTATTAAACATTTAGAGGATGCCAGAGAATCTGATATTGATGAAGGATACACTCTATGGACAGCGCAATCCTATAGTAACTTCACCCAGCCATTTCAAGTGCCAGCTTTTGCTGTGAGAAATTTGCCTTCTTTCAGATTAATTGATAATTCCAGCAAGATTTTATTTAATAGCAAATATCGCGATAAATACATTGTAAATTATATTTATGGATTTGAATCTCCTGAAAACCACTACAAGAGCTACATTTTAACAACTCAGCAAAGTTCTGTAACAGAAACATCCCcatatatttcaaaattgattaggATTTGTGGTGGAGCTCTCGGAAGAAATCTTGTAAACAGGTATGCTGAGATTCCACTTGAGTGCATTGTAAAAGGAGAACGACCCTATAATTTGGTGCAAGCAGCATCTCTAGGAGTTTCTGGTTCTGGAGAAACTTTACTATTTGCGATATTCTCTCAGAGTGAAAATATGAACTCACAGAAACCAAATAACCGTAGTGCCATATGCATGTATTCACTGAAAGATATTGACaaacaatttggtgaaaatataaaaaactgtttccatggaaatggaaagccaGGGGTGGAATTTATATCACCTGGAAGACAATGTATAAAACATAGTATTCATAAGGGTTTCTGTTTATCAGGCATAAACATGCCCATTGGTGGGAATATTCCAATAAAAAGACCTTCTTTGCTAACATTTGATGCGCATCTGACAGCAATTGCAACAAGACATTTAGATGAGGATTCACACATAGATGTGTTTGTTGGTACAAGTACTGGGCACTTGAAAAAGATCATTGTGGAGAATAGTACTAGTGCATGCGAGTATGATGATGTAACAATCGATGAACAGTCCCCAGTAAATGCGGAACTCGTTTTATATGAAAAGGATTTGCTGGTGATGACTGAAAATACACTCACCAAAGTTGATGTAGAAAAAGTGCAAATAACTTGTGCGGTGTTCAGAACACATGATGATTGTATACAATCCAATACAACATGCAATTACTGGTGCTCACGTACCAAAGAATGTACTACAAAATGCAGTTGTAATTTGAGAATACGTTATTGGAAGTCGATGTATGATTCcataaaatcagaaaattcatcaattctTAAGCCACATGATTCGGAGTACCTCCAACGTGACATTTCCATAGCTGTTAAATTGAGATCCAGTTCGGATGAATTTTCTGTTATATTATTACAATTCAAAGAATATCTTTATTGTGTGATTGCTGATGGAAACTTAAACATTACTTTTCCTGCAAAAAATGTTACTTACCAATCAGAAAATGAATATACAATTGACTGTAGTTTTCCAAATTCTTCACTTGCCTTGCCATCTGGCAGTCATTATTTCAGCTCAACATTGTGGATTTTAATTAGTAATGAAAATACTCCATTTGTTTGGAGCACAAACATCTCATTACATCATTGCAACGTGTACACTTCTTGCTTTGAGTGTATTGATTCGATGTCTCAATGTTACTGGAGAACAGATGAACAGAAGTGCAGGTTCAAGCACActataaaaaaacataaaaaacccAGTAATCATTCTAATGCGCTCATCAAATCATGTCTGCATCCAGCAATTCCGACTATCTCTTCTTTTTGGCCAACAAAAGCCGCAGCTTTTGGAAGCCTTCCTATCACTATTCGAGGTGAAAACTTGGGTTATTCATTTAAAGACATAATGAATCCAATTGACATATCTGGAGTACCTTGCATACCAATTGACAATCAGTTTGAACCAATGAAGAAAGTTGTCTGCTTTATTAATCAATCTAGTCCTCAGAAAGTTGAAAGAAGACCTTTCCAAGTTGTAACCAATCCGGCAGTTAGAGAAGGGCCAATAGAGATGATGGTCAATTATGTGTTGGCGAAATCCAGAgaaagttttacttttgtaGTTCCTAGAATCCATTTGGTTTCTCCGCTTTCAGGGTCTGCATCTGGCGGTACTAAACTAACTATTGTAGGTGAAAATTTGGACGCGGGAACATCAATTTCTGTTGATATTGATGAAATACCATGTTTTATATTTTCCCTTGATAGTACTAAAATAGAATGTATCGCTTCTCCGTGTAGTATGTGTAAAGAGTTTTCACCATATGCTGTTAGGGTTATCTTTGACCATTTCGTTCAGGAATATGACTTTTCATTCCATTACATTAACAATTATCAGCATGATGCTGATGGTTTCAACTTGGAACCAAAAAGTATCCCCGCTGGAGGTATTGCTATCAAAACTGGATTTCATGATTTTGCTGATACTAGGAAAAAGTACTTCATGCAATGTGAAAAAAGTTCTTTCAATGGCTCGTGTGAGATGCCACCGGAGTCTTCAAACATAGTCTGTGTGTCACCTTACATTCCAGATATCAAAAGTGACTCAATAAATCCAAAATATCCCTTGTCATTGCATTGCTCAGTTATTTGGATAGACAGTCGTGATTTACACAAAAGTATTGTAAGTGGCAATGTTCTTGTGTCTTTATATCCTAATCCGGAATTTCATAACTTTACTACCAAATTTGAGAAGCTCATTGGAACTGAGTTCATCAGTGTCAAAGGAAATAATATAAACAAATCCTGTCAAATAATGGATATGCATATAAAGGCTGGAAACCATAGCTGCGGTGTAATTTCATTGTCTCTAAATGAAATGATTTGTATTCTGAGTAGGCCCAACTTAACGCCATTAATATTGAGTAGTCTCAACTCGACACCATTAATATTTAAAGAAGATTTGGATCAAGTACATGAACAGTTAGAAAACATTGAATTTATAACTGTGTCAAttggtgaatattttgaagaaattgttcTCAAAGCAAATACATCTACAAACAATTCTGTGAATCGTATTTCCAAAGGGGATACATCTGCTAACAATTCATCACTCACGCTTATAATTTATATTGTAGTTACAGTATCAATATTTATCCTCATATTCATCATAGTCGGCAAAGTATACTTGAAATATTCACAAACAATGCAGCAAATGCAACGAAGGGTGAATAAAATGGGCATGGATGCAATCTCCATGAGACAATGCATAAAGCAAGTGATTATAGAAAACCAAATACAGCTGGATGGACATCTGGCGGATATGCTG aatttaccGAATGTCATGATTGAAGCTGTTAATGCTTCATATGAAAGTACCACTACTGAAATGGCAACAGCTGTCGAATATCTTTTACCACTTGATGAGAAGTGGGAATTTCCAAGGGGTAACTTGACTCTAGGAAAGCACCTGGGGGAAGGCGAATTTGGAGAAGTTGTTCAAGGGGAAGCTGTTGGTATCTTGGAAGAGAATGTTACTACCACTGTGGCagttaaaatgttgaaag attccCATTCAGATTCAGACATGATTGATTTAGTTAAAGAGatggaaatattgaaattaattggAGCTCATGAAAACGTCCTTAGACTTCTTGGCTGTATCACGCAAAATGGACCATTGTTGATCATTACTGAATATGCTCAAAACGgcaatttgttgaattttcttcGGAAGCGTCATCATTTTGTTTATCAAAAAGCATCAGAAGTATTGGCTGAACAAGCTTTACTAACCTTTGCTCTTCAAATTGCAAGAGGAATGGAATACCTGGCGTCTAAAAAG TGCATACACAGAGATCTTGCTGCCAGAAATATTCTGGTATCTCATGGCTTTGTGCTGAAAATAGCTGATTTTGGTTTGGccagaaatattcaaaataaagattactataaaaagaaaacaaaaggTAAGCTGCCAGTTAAGTGGATGGCACCAGAGGCATTAACGCATTTGCTGTTTACTACTACATCTGATGT GTGGTCTTATGGAGTATTACTGTGGGAAATACTGACTTTAGGAGGTGTCCCCTATCCTACATTTACAGACATGGACACATTGATCAAGGATTTAAAATCAGGTTACCGCTTAGAACAACCTTCTAACTGCTCTTTGAAAAcgtatgtataa